Proteins encoded by one window of Culicoides brevitarsis isolate CSIRO-B50_1 chromosome 2, AGI_CSIRO_Cbre_v1, whole genome shotgun sequence:
- the LOC134832916 gene encoding protein NDRG3 isoform X2, protein MIHNSIQYQIDLKSPENAASAMPGDPMDDIELRSVQLHNPVARTGSLTSITDLRRIQTDKGDLLVAVQGDTTKPAILTYHDLGLNYATSFAGFFNYPSMRGLLENFCVYHVNAPGQEENASTFPEDFTYPTLDELAAQLLFVLSHFGLKSVIGFGIGAGANILTRFALQQPDKVDALCLINCSSTAAGWIEWGYQLMNARNLRSKGMTQGVLDYLMWHHFGRNPEERNLDLVQVYKSYFERSINPVNLAMFIDAYIKRTDLNIARTPSGSPTNSGVTLKMPVLNVTGALSPHIDDTVTFNGRLEPTKTNWMKISDCGLVMEEQPGKLAEAFRLFLQGEGYAVGALNRVGAKFGRSASQEILG, encoded by the exons cGCAATGCCAGGCGATCCCATGGATGATATTGAGCTCCGATCTGTACAGTTACACAATCCCGTCGCACGGACAGGATCGTTAACATCCATTACTGATCTTCGTAGAATACAAACGGACAAAGGTGACCTTTTGGTAGCTGTCCAGGGAGATACAACGAAGCCCGCCATTCTAACGTATCATGATTTGGGATtgaatt atgccACAAGCTTCGCTGGCTTCTTTAACTATCCATCGATGCGGGGATTGTTAGAAAACTTCTGTGTCTATCACGTGAATGCACCGGGACAGGAGGAAAATGCTTCTACATTTCCAGAAGA tttcacTTATCCAACTCTCGACGAATTAGCGGCCCAATTATTGTTTGTATTGTCACACTTTGGTCTTAAATCGGTAATTGGCTTCGGAATTGGTGCAGGAGCGAATATTTTAACACGTTTCGCACTTCAACAACCAGATAAG GTTGATGCCCTTTGCCTGATAAATTGCAGTTCAACTGCTGCCGGATGGATAGAATGGGGATATCAACTGATGAATGCCCGTAATTTGCGTAGCAAAGGCATGACACAGGGTGTTTTAGATTATTTGATGTGGCATCATTTTGGACGCAATCCAGAGGAGCGTAACTTGGATCTTGTTCAG GTCTACAAGTCATATTTCGAGCGCTCGATAAACCCCGTCAACTTGGCGATGTTCATCGATGCGTACATTAAACGAACAGATCTGAATATTGCCCGAACCCCATCAGGCAGTCCAACAAATT CTGGTGTCACACTAAAAATGCCAGTGTTAAATGTCACTGGCGCCCTGTCTCCACATATCGATGATACAGTCACATTTAATGGGCGCTTAGAGCCCACAAAGACCAATTGGATGAAg ATCTCTGATTGCGGTCTCGTCATGGAAGAGCAACCGGGAAAACTTGCTGAAGCATTTAGATTATTCCTGCAAGGAGAAGGATACG CTGTTGGTGCATTAAACCGAGTAGGTGCTAAGTTTGGTAGAAGCGCGTCACAGGAAATTCTGGGTTGA
- the LOC134832916 gene encoding protein NDRG3 isoform X3 produces MPSAPSHTAEETRLLGAMPGDPMDDIELRSVQLHNPVARTGSLTSITDLRRIQTDKGDLLVAVQGDTTKPAILTYHDLGLNYATSFAGFFNYPSMRGLLENFCVYHVNAPGQEENASTFPEDFTYPTLDELAAQLLFVLSHFGLKSVIGFGIGAGANILTRFALQQPDKVDALCLINCSSTAAGWIEWGYQLMNARNLRSKGMTQGVLDYLMWHHFGRNPEERNLDLVQVYKSYFERSINPVNLAMFIDAYIKRTDLNIARTPSGSPTNSGVTLKMPVLNVTGALSPHIDDTVTFNGRLEPTKTNWMKISDCGLVMEEQPGKLAEAFRLFLQGEGYAVGALNRVGAKFGRSASQEILG; encoded by the exons cGCAATGCCAGGCGATCCCATGGATGATATTGAGCTCCGATCTGTACAGTTACACAATCCCGTCGCACGGACAGGATCGTTAACATCCATTACTGATCTTCGTAGAATACAAACGGACAAAGGTGACCTTTTGGTAGCTGTCCAGGGAGATACAACGAAGCCCGCCATTCTAACGTATCATGATTTGGGATtgaatt atgccACAAGCTTCGCTGGCTTCTTTAACTATCCATCGATGCGGGGATTGTTAGAAAACTTCTGTGTCTATCACGTGAATGCACCGGGACAGGAGGAAAATGCTTCTACATTTCCAGAAGA tttcacTTATCCAACTCTCGACGAATTAGCGGCCCAATTATTGTTTGTATTGTCACACTTTGGTCTTAAATCGGTAATTGGCTTCGGAATTGGTGCAGGAGCGAATATTTTAACACGTTTCGCACTTCAACAACCAGATAAG GTTGATGCCCTTTGCCTGATAAATTGCAGTTCAACTGCTGCCGGATGGATAGAATGGGGATATCAACTGATGAATGCCCGTAATTTGCGTAGCAAAGGCATGACACAGGGTGTTTTAGATTATTTGATGTGGCATCATTTTGGACGCAATCCAGAGGAGCGTAACTTGGATCTTGTTCAG GTCTACAAGTCATATTTCGAGCGCTCGATAAACCCCGTCAACTTGGCGATGTTCATCGATGCGTACATTAAACGAACAGATCTGAATATTGCCCGAACCCCATCAGGCAGTCCAACAAATT CTGGTGTCACACTAAAAATGCCAGTGTTAAATGTCACTGGCGCCCTGTCTCCACATATCGATGATACAGTCACATTTAATGGGCGCTTAGAGCCCACAAAGACCAATTGGATGAAg ATCTCTGATTGCGGTCTCGTCATGGAAGAGCAACCGGGAAAACTTGCTGAAGCATTTAGATTATTCCTGCAAGGAGAAGGATACG CTGTTGGTGCATTAAACCGAGTAGGTGCTAAGTTTGGTAGAAGCGCGTCACAGGAAATTCTGGGTTGA
- the LOC134831908 gene encoding paramyosin, short form-like, whose protein sequence is MQVSQKPAGPYIYGPKRRLPPEVYEDNYAYLINYYQPMIDYLDAKERGGSPKPPTLPWLCERWMDKYDTRKPIKHYDESRLSELRSRNDKRARKNLLDYRADMKRSCFSMIQRAEAARVEEHLNRVSFLERIEKKWKKRCDDLEKTIKEERTKRLQDIERKLAQATAENDREFTPSMKQALRGRDEGRIAQILFWESRKKQIDRSERENAERIYRAKQEEAWNRAHNYGAGMTGQGKWLQKNLSGNIDVMRDSLNRYNRMLHELKHIKLNDDEEE, encoded by the coding sequence atgCAAGTCTCTCAAAAGCCCGCTGGTCCATACATTTACGGGCCCAAACGTCGTCTCCCGCCAGAAGTGTACGAAGACAACTACGCGTACCTCATAAATTATTACCAACCGATGATCGATTATCTCGATGCGAAAGAACGCGGTGGCTCGCCAAAACCTCCGACACTTCCGTGGCTCTGCGAACGCTGGATGGACAAATATGACACGCGAAAACCCATCAAACACTATGACGAGTCCCGCTTGTCCGAGTTACGAAGCCGAAACGACAAACGTGCCCGAAAAAATCTCCTGGATTATCGCGCCGACATGAAACGTTCGTGCTTCTCGATGATCCAACGTGCCGAAGCAGCACGCGTCGAAGAACACCTGAATCGCGTCTCATTCCTCGAACGCATcgaaaaaaagtggaaaaagcGATGTGACGATCTCGAAAAGACCATCAAGGAGGAACGCACGAAACGCTTGCAAGATATCGAACGAAAACTGGCTCAAGCAACGGCAGAGAACGATCGCGAATTTACGCCTTCCATGAAGCAAGCGTTGCGTGGCCGAGACGAAGGGAGAATTGCGCAAATTCTCTTTTGGGAAAGCCGCAAAAAGCAAATTGACAGAAGTGAACGCGAAAATGCCGAACGAATTTATCGCGCGAAACAGGAAGAAGCGTGGAACCGAGCTCATAATTACGGCGCTGGCATGACGGGACAAGGCAAGTGGCTGCAAAAGAACCTAAGCGGGAACATAGATGTCATGAGAGACTCCCTGAATCGATATAATCGAATGTTGCATGAACTGAAAcacattaaattaaacgacgacgaagaagaataa
- the LOC134831051 gene encoding synaptic vesicle glycoprotein 2C: MVEGLPPQYNAKNSNVTKSEDDNYTAAASHDSIVIVTTTTVTDTPKKLPSDPEKAFPVKADFETAIELTQYGKFHYILLAICGLVSMSEEMDVISMSFILPSAECDLELDTQSKGWLNSIIFIGMMVGAYTWGSLADSMGRKKVLIVISLMNGLCIVASSFAQSYMPFMIFRFLNGVALGGSGPVIWSYFAEFQPKSRRGSMLSFMAAFWSLGNIFVASLAWLVIPSGVGFVTKYFVYNSWRVFLMICAIPSFIVCALLLYLPESPKFLLSRGKEEKALNIFQWIYKVNTGKEMTDYPVKGLIIDDHLNQELEERKRPLKGNFKKMLWDVTHTTKQLFQSPVLKFTMISITINFTFHIGYYGLMMWLPELFNRFDQYSNHFPGESASVCKVTDFVVNLESHLTKSQSCNSAIPSTVYLESLISVTAALPANLIAILGMDTLGRKFFMVFSTVSAGLCSAGMMFVVNKTQNLIVSAIFSGVISCGNAALDCLITEVFPTHLRATGIAVSMVSARLGGIIGNVVIAQLLDTHCPAPTVIVAFLLIAGGLMSLILPNTTKKALN; encoded by the coding sequence ATGGTAGAAGGCCTTCCCCCGCAATATAACGCGAAAAATTCCAATGTAACAAAATCGGAGGACGATAACTACACTGCAGCAGCATCGCACGACAGCATCGTAATTGTCACGACGACAACGGTAACTGACACGCCAAAGAAACTTCCAAGCGATCCGGAAAAGGCATTTCCCGTAAAAGCGGATTTCGAAACTGCCATCGAGCTTACGCAATACGGCAAATTTCACTATATTCTGCTGGCAATATGCGGACTCGTGAGCATGAGCGAGGAAATGGACGTCATTTCGATGTCGTTCATCCTTCCGTCGGCCGAATGTGACTTGGAGCTGGATACGCAATCCAAGGGATGGCTCAACTCGATCATCTTTATCGGGATGATGGTGGGCGCTTACACCTGGGGTTCGTTAGCTGACAGCATGGGCAGGAAGAAAGTCTTGATTGTGATCTCACTGATGAACGGCTTGTGCATCGTGGCGTCGTCTTTCGCCCAAAGTTACATGCCCTTCATGATTTTCCGTTTTCTGAATGGTGTCGCACTGGGCGGCAGTGGACCCGTGATTTGGTCATATTTTGCGGAATTTCAACCGAAATCGCGACGTGGATCGATGTTGAGTTTCATGGCGGCATTTTGGTCACTTGGCAATATTTTTGTCGCGAGTTTGGCTTGGTTGGTAATTCCCAGTGGCGTTGGAtttgtcacaaaatatttCGTGTACAACTCGTGGCGCGTATTTCTGATGATTTGTGCCATCCCGTCGTTTATTGTGTGTGCCCTGCTGTTGTACTTGCCCGAAAGCCCGAAATTCCTGTTGTCACGTGGCAAGGAAGAAAAAGCCCTGAACATCTTCCAATGGATCTACAAAGTCAATACGGGCAAGGAAATGACAGATTACCCGGTGAAAGGTTTAATCATCGACGATCATCTGAACCAAGAGCTCGAAGAACGAAAACGCCCACtcaaaggaaatttcaaaaaaatgctgTGGGACGTCACCCATACCACAAAACAACTTTTCCAATCGCCCGTCTTGAAATTCACAATGATCTCAATAACGATCAACTTCACCTTCCACATCGGCTATTACGGACTAATGATGTGGCTACCCGAACTTTTCAACCGTTTCGACCAATATTCGAACCATTTCCCCGGCGAAAGTGCTTCCGTATGCAAAGTCACCGATTTTGTCGTCAATTTGGAATCACATCTCACGAAATCTCAATCGTGCAACTCGGCAATTCCAAGTACGGTCTATCTGGAATCCCTTATTTCCGTTACGGCGGCCTTGCCAGCGAATTTGATCGCCATTTTGGGCATGGATACACTCGGgcggaaatttttcatggtttTTTCGACAGTTTCGGCGGGATTGTGTTCCGCCGGCATGATGTTCGTCGTGAATAAAACGCAAAATCTCATCGTGTCAGCGATCTTTTCGGGAGTTATTTCGTGCGGAAATGCGGCGTTGGATTGTTTGATCACCGAAGTCTTCCCCACACACTTGCGAGCGACGGGAATTGCTGTTTCCATGGTTTCGGCACGTTTGGGCGGGATTATTGGTAATGTCGTTATTGCACAATTGCTGGATACGCATTGCCCGGCGCCGACTGTCATTGTGGCATTTTTGCTGATTGCGGGCGGGCTCATGTCACTCATCTTGCCAAACACAACCAAAAAAGCGTTGAATTAA